The DNA segment ATGCGGTCTGATAGCGCGCGATGGTGTGCTCGGTGCCAAAGAAATGCCCGCCTGTGGGCACAGCCGCGATGGCGTCAAAGCCAAGTTCTGCCTCAGAAAAATCGACCGGCTTCAACACCTCGATCATGTTTTGCAAAATCTCTATATCGAGGATCAGCTTTTCATAAGATGCGGTCAGACCCCCCTCCAACCACCCCGCCGCGTGATAGATCAGGTTGCCGCCACCCAACACCGCCCCCCATGTGGACATGCTGGTTTCATAGGCGGCCTGCAAATCGACCGCATTCGACGCATTGGCGTTCGAGGTCCGGTAAGGCAGCCCATAGCGCCGCGCCAGTTGTCCGGCGATCAGATTGGCCTTGGTGTTTTCCGGTGTGCCAAAGGCGGGCGCGCCCGATTTCATATCCACATTTGACGTGAACGCGCCGTAAATTACCGGCGCGCCGGGGCGCACAAGCTGGGTCAGGACCACGCCAAACAGCGCCTCGGCGTTTTGCTGGGCCATTGCTGCGGGCAGGGTCACAGGCGTCATTGCGCCCATCAACGTAAAGGGCGTGATCGAGACGGGCTGGCCATGTTCGGCCATTGCGATCAGCCCTTCGCCCATTTCCTCGTCAAACAGGCGTGGCGAGTTGACCGATATGATGGTCGTCACACCGGGGCTATGCGCCATATCCGCGACCGAGATGCCGCGCGCAATCGCCATCATGTTGATTCCGTCCATCACCCGCCCCCGCCCGATGGCCGAGACATGAAAGGACAATTCGCTCAGGCGCAAGTTGGCCAGATAGGTGTCGAGATGCCGCGAATTGGCGGGCAGTTCCATGGGCGAGGTAACCTGATTGCCGATCAGGTGAATCGCGTTGAAATACTGGGCCAGACGGATGAAGTTTTCATAATCCGCCATGTTGCCCGCGCGCCGACCGTTCAGGCAGTCATGCACATTGGGCGGGCCTGCAACCAGCCCGAAACATAGGGAATTGCCCCCAATCTCGACGCGGCGCGAAGGGTTGCGGGGGGTCAGGCTGGTGCGGCTTGGCGCTGTTGCCAGCGCGTGATTGACCAGTTCTTCGTCGAAGCGCACCAGTCCGGTGTCGCGGTCGACCTTGGCACCCGCCTTGGCGAACAGGTCCAAAACCGAGGTGCCGATAACCCGAATGCCCAGTTCCGAAAGTATGCGCAGAGAGGTTCGGTGAATCGCCTCAACCCCCTCTGCATCTGCGATTTCCATAGGCGCATAGGGGTTCGTCAGGCTTTGCCACGGCAGTTGCGGCAGGCCCGTACTGGTGCGACCGGCCTTGCTGCGGCGTCCGCCTGCGCGGCGCGGGGCGTTCATGGCTGGCCCCGCAAGGGTGCAGCGTGGCGGGGCAGGGTGCAGGCGAACATCGCGTTTCCTTCCTGTGCAGGACAGAAGAAGCATACTGCGAAGATGCGCCGGCACAGGCTGCAAAAGACGACATTTTGCCCAATCCACGCGCCAAATTGCGCCATGCTGGTGTTCGCCACCTGACGAAAAATTCCCGCGCCCCAAGCGATGCTTTCGCGAGTGGCGGCTTTGCGGGATTTTGCAGGCATTGCGTTTCCGGGTGCAAAGCCGCGCAGCGTCGGGCCGCGGTGCGGCGATCTCCAGCTTGATCTATAGCACTTTATGCCAGCCAAATCCGAGCAAGATCAGAGCGTTGTGCTGGTGGCAGCCAAATCGCCGTGCCCGTGGGCGGCCCGGCGATGCGCGGCGGGCTGACGCCCTTGATTCCGCGCTTGGGGACAGTCCGCAAAACCCTCCAAGCAGTC comes from the Roseinatronobacter monicus genome and includes:
- a CDS encoding trimethylamine methyltransferase family protein, which produces MNAPRRAGGRRSKAGRTSTGLPQLPWQSLTNPYAPMEIADAEGVEAIHRTSLRILSELGIRVIGTSVLDLFAKAGAKVDRDTGLVRFDEELVNHALATAPSRTSLTPRNPSRRVEIGGNSLCFGLVAGPPNVHDCLNGRRAGNMADYENFIRLAQYFNAIHLIGNQVTSPMELPANSRHLDTYLANLRLSELSFHVSAIGRGRVMDGINMMAIARGISVADMAHSPGVTTIISVNSPRLFDEEMGEGLIAMAEHGQPVSITPFTLMGAMTPVTLPAAMAQQNAEALFGVVLTQLVRPGAPVIYGAFTSNVDMKSGAPAFGTPENTKANLIAGQLARRYGLPYRTSNANASNAVDLQAAYETSMSTWGAVLGGGNLIYHAAGWLEGGLTASYEKLILDIEILQNMIEVLKPVDFSEAELGFDAIAAVPTGGHFFGTEHTIARYQTAFYEPLLSDWTNYGGWQAAGAKTALTRATEIWQRALAEYEEPALDPAIREELDAYVTTRKEQIGTAEP